A single genomic interval of Petrotoga sp. 9PW.55.5.1 harbors:
- a CDS encoding NAD-dependent epimerase: protein MNKKYNALDKNKRYLITGVAGFIGFHLAKRLLDEGCFVIGLDNLNDYYDVNLKKDRLNIIKQYNKFKFYYADLQDKQALEKIFKENKIDIVVNLAAQAGVRYSLTHPEAYIYSNIVGFLNILEMCRHNKIEHLVYASSSSVYGMNVKMPFSVHDNVDHPVSLYAATKKSNELMVHTYSHLYNLPTTGLRFFTVYGPWGRPDMALFLFTDAIVNNKPIKVFNYGKMKRDFTYIDDIIEGVVRVLNNPPHPNPNWDKEKADPGTSSAPYKVYNIGNNKPVELMEFIETLEKKLGKKAKKEFLPLQDGDVPETYADIDDLVKDFGFKPNTTIEEGIEKFVEWYGEYKK from the coding sequence TTGAATAAAAAATATAATGCTTTAGATAAAAATAAAAGATATCTAATAACTGGAGTAGCTGGGTTCATAGGATTTCATTTAGCAAAAAGATTACTCGATGAAGGCTGTTTTGTAATTGGATTAGATAACTTAAACGATTATTATGATGTAAACTTAAAAAAAGATAGGTTAAACATCATCAAACAATACAACAAATTCAAATTCTACTATGCCGATTTACAAGATAAACAAGCCTTAGAAAAGATATTCAAAGAAAATAAAATAGATATAGTTGTAAATTTAGCTGCTCAAGCTGGAGTTAGATACAGTCTTACTCACCCTGAAGCATATATCTATTCTAATATCGTTGGCTTTCTAAATATATTAGAGATGTGTAGACATAACAAAATAGAACATCTGGTTTATGCTTCATCAAGTTCAGTATATGGAATGAATGTAAAAATGCCTTTTTCTGTACATGATAACGTTGATCACCCTGTAAGTTTATATGCAGCAACAAAAAAATCTAATGAACTAATGGTGCACACTTACAGCCATTTGTATAATCTACCTACAACAGGCTTAAGGTTTTTCACGGTTTATGGACCTTGGGGTAGGCCAGATATGGCATTATTCTTATTCACAGATGCTATTGTTAATAATAAACCTATCAAAGTATTTAATTATGGAAAAATGAAAAGAGATTTCACTTATATAGATGATATTATTGAAGGGGTAGTAAGAGTATTAAACAATCCTCCCCACCCTAATCCAAATTGGGACAAAGAAAAAGCAGATCCAGGAACAAGCTCAGCCCCTTACAAGGTTTATAACATAGGAAATAACAAACCAGTAGAACTAATGGAATTCATAGAAACCTTAGAAAAAAAATTAGGTAAAAAGGCAAAAAAAGAATTTCTACCTTTACAAGACGGGGATGTGCCTGAAACTTATGCAGATATAGACGATTTGGTAAAAGACTTTGGTTTTAAACCAAACACTACCATAGAAGAAGGAATTGAAAAGTTTGTTGAGTGGTATGGAGAGTATAAAAAATAA
- a CDS encoding glycosyltransferase, whose translation MKKVLYIGNFDFPNNNAAGKRVYSNGKILEELGYKVIFVGLDRNLNGEIPLKETENIYDGFIYYNFPYPRSNLDWLNYRKNLNSLIDLFFIEEMGKDVQIVIYYGSLSLSIFIKKLMRFCRKHQINLIADCTDRLTIKTNNLALNFVKGIDETYLKTYLNKKADGIITVSNYLANYYKNAGCKTVIIPPLSPNKYTISDIDFNLEDKKVISYAGIPFRKNQKDMDPSTFKDRIDKMIMLLHIAKKRGCKFVFNVFGLTQNEYLYAIPSHGKIIDELGESICFHGLTTNEEAIKNIRKSDFTFLVRDVKRDTLAGFPTKVSESISCGTPVITNRTSDLENYVIEGKNGFFIDTLAGEIDENKFIEIMNLDKEKIIFMKNYCINNNIFYYKEYKDKMADFLNEVLSNGN comes from the coding sequence ATGAAAAAAGTTTTATATATTGGTAATTTTGATTTTCCTAATAATAATGCAGCAGGAAAAAGAGTATATTCCAATGGGAAAATTTTAGAAGAATTGGGTTATAAAGTTATTTTCGTAGGCTTGGATAGAAATTTGAACGGAGAAATTCCTTTAAAAGAAACAGAAAATATTTATGATGGATTTATATATTATAATTTTCCTTATCCACGTAGTAATCTTGATTGGTTAAATTATAGAAAAAATCTGAATTCTTTAATAGATTTATTTTTTATAGAAGAAATGGGAAAGGATGTACAGATTGTTATTTACTATGGAAGCTTATCTTTGTCAATATTTATTAAAAAACTAATGAGGTTTTGCAGGAAGCATCAGATTAATTTAATAGCTGATTGTACTGATCGACTAACCATCAAAACTAATAATCTAGCTTTAAATTTCGTAAAAGGGATAGATGAAACTTATTTGAAAACATATTTAAATAAAAAAGCGGATGGAATCATCACTGTTAGCAATTATTTAGCTAATTATTATAAAAACGCAGGTTGTAAAACTGTTATTATACCCCCGTTATCACCTAATAAGTATACAATTTCTGATATAGATTTTAATCTGGAAGATAAAAAAGTAATATCTTATGCCGGCATACCTTTTAGAAAAAATCAAAAGGATATGGATCCAAGTACTTTCAAAGACAGAATAGATAAGATGATAATGCTTCTACATATTGCAAAAAAAAGAGGGTGTAAATTTGTTTTTAATGTATTTGGATTAACTCAAAACGAATATTTGTACGCAATTCCATCTCATGGCAAAATAATTGATGAACTAGGTGAAAGTATTTGTTTTCATGGACTAACGACTAATGAAGAAGCTATAAAAAATATTAGAAAGTCGGACTTCACTTTTTTAGTTAGAGATGTTAAAAGAGATACATTAGCGGGATTTCCTACAAAAGTATCGGAAAGTATTAGTTGTGGAACTCCTGTAATAACAAATAGGACAAGCGATTTGGAAAATTATGTTATTGAAGGGAAAAATGGTTTTTTCATAGACACACTTGCCGGAGAAATAGATGAGAATAAGTTTATTGAGATTATGAATTTAGATAAAGAAAAAATAATCTTTATGAAAAATTATTGCATAAATAATAACATCTTTTATTATAAAGAATATAAAGACAAAATGGCAGATTTTTTGAATGAAGTTTTAAGTAATGGTAACTGA
- a CDS encoding capsular polysaccharide biosynthesis protein CapF, giving the protein MNILVTGSKGFVGRNLIAELKNCGYRNIYEFDVDTPKEKLEEYSENCDFVFHLAGVNRPEDPNEFMKGNYGFTLELLEKLKAHNNKSPILLTSSIQAELGNPYGKSKKAGEDLLFQYSKENNVEVYVYRLPNLFGKWSKPNYNSVVATFCYNIARDLEIKINNPESELTLCYIDDVLDEFKRVLKNKPTKKGDYCYVPVAYNTSVGELAQIIKSFKETRKNLDIPNMSNPFIKKLYSTYLSYLPEDKLSYELKMNIDNRGSFTEFIKTLDRGQVSINIIKPGITKGNHWHHTKNEKFLVAYGEGVIRFRKIDSQEIIEYNVSGDKLEVVDIPPGYTHNIENVGKTDMVTVMWANEPFDPENPDTYYLEV; this is encoded by the coding sequence ATGAATATATTAGTAACGGGATCAAAAGGATTTGTCGGGAGAAATTTAATCGCAGAATTAAAAAATTGTGGATACAGAAATATCTATGAGTTTGATGTTGATACACCAAAAGAAAAATTAGAAGAGTACTCAGAAAATTGTGATTTTGTATTTCATTTGGCTGGAGTAAATAGACCAGAAGATCCTAACGAATTTATGAAAGGAAATTATGGCTTTACGCTTGAATTGTTAGAAAAACTAAAAGCACACAACAATAAAAGCCCAATACTCTTAACTTCATCAATACAAGCTGAATTAGGCAATCCATATGGAAAAAGCAAAAAAGCGGGAGAAGATTTATTATTTCAATATTCAAAAGAAAATAACGTTGAGGTTTATGTATATAGACTACCTAATCTTTTTGGAAAATGGAGTAAGCCAAACTATAATAGTGTTGTAGCTACTTTCTGCTACAATATAGCAAGGGATTTAGAAATAAAAATAAACAATCCAGAATCAGAACTAACCCTGTGTTACATAGACGATGTCTTAGATGAATTTAAACGTGTATTAAAAAACAAACCAACAAAAAAAGGCGATTACTGTTATGTACCTGTAGCGTATAATACGTCAGTTGGAGAACTAGCACAAATAATAAAAAGCTTCAAAGAAACAAGAAAAAATTTAGATATTCCTAATATGTCAAATCCCTTTATTAAAAAATTGTACAGTACTTATTTAAGTTACTTACCAGAAGACAAATTGAGCTATGAATTAAAAATGAATATTGATAACAGAGGTTCTTTTACAGAGTTTATCAAGACTTTAGATAGAGGTCAAGTGTCAATAAACATTATAAAGCCTGGAATTACAAAGGGAAACCATTGGCATCATACAAAAAATGAAAAGTTTTTGGTAGCATATGGAGAAGGAGTTATTAGATTTAGAAAAATAGATTCTCAAGAAATTATAGAATACAATGTAAGTGGAGACAAGTTGGAAGTAGTAGATATTCCTCCAGGATACACTCACAATATAGAAAATGTAGGAAAAACAGACATGGTTACTGTTATGTGGGC
- a CDS encoding phenylacetate--CoA ligase family protein, with the protein MKFQYIYDHSPIFFQNFMTSVYGYSLKRTRYGKYYHEHMQLLNKLHSYSKEQLQAYQFEEMMKLLRYVNEHSKFYNELYKNINIDDIKAIEDIKKLPIVTKEMLRKSIEDVITIPKKGAVADHTGGTTGKSLIVYNRVEDIQKRMAVLDFFKLKNGFENIKMKKATFMGKHIVPPNQKKKVFWRYNKPIKQMLYSSFHLTEENIPYYIGSLNDFKPVAIDGFVSSIYEIAFYIKRKNVKLKFQPKVIFPTAETLTEDYRQTIEEVFNCNVRNQYASSEGAPFVWECEYGNLHYDITTGVIENDDNSNEVLVTSFLNYGTPLIRYKIGDSMIFEDSSRRCECGFNTPLIKSIEGRKVDYLYSTKGAKINLGNVSNIFKNVPNTIIKAQLIQDKIDHLIVKIAVDNNFSLKHKDLLIDEIKHKFGNDMKVDIEIVDEIPRGKSGKHRLIVNKVEKNF; encoded by the coding sequence ATGAAGTTTCAGTATATTTATGATCATTCTCCAATTTTTTTTCAAAATTTTATGACTAGCGTTTATGGTTATAGCCTAAAACGTACCAGATATGGAAAATATTATCATGAACATATGCAATTATTGAATAAATTGCACTCATACTCAAAGGAACAGCTTCAAGCGTATCAATTTGAAGAGATGATGAAATTGTTACGATATGTCAACGAACATAGTAAATTTTATAATGAATTGTATAAAAATATCAACATAGATGATATAAAAGCAATTGAAGACATAAAAAAGCTTCCTATCGTTACTAAAGAAATGTTGAGGAAAAGCATCGAAGATGTTATTACCATTCCTAAAAAAGGAGCAGTTGCGGATCATACTGGTGGAACTACAGGTAAATCCTTGATTGTATATAATAGAGTTGAAGATATTCAGAAAAGAATGGCTGTCTTGGATTTTTTTAAACTAAAAAATGGCTTTGAGAATATAAAAATGAAGAAAGCAACTTTTATGGGAAAGCATATAGTGCCACCTAATCAAAAAAAGAAGGTATTTTGGCGATATAATAAACCAATAAAACAAATGCTTTATTCTTCCTTTCATTTAACAGAAGAGAACATTCCGTATTACATTGGCAGTTTAAATGATTTTAAGCCAGTTGCAATAGATGGGTTTGTATCTTCAATATATGAAATTGCTTTTTATATAAAAAGAAAAAATGTTAAATTGAAATTCCAGCCCAAAGTTATATTTCCAACAGCTGAAACTCTAACTGAAGATTATAGACAAACTATAGAAGAAGTTTTTAATTGTAATGTTCGTAATCAATACGCTTCTTCAGAGGGAGCTCCTTTCGTTTGGGAATGTGAATATGGAAATTTGCATTACGATATAACAACCGGGGTGATTGAAAACGATGATAATTCGAATGAAGTATTAGTTACCAGCTTTTTGAATTACGGTACACCACTAATTAGATACAAAATAGGGGATAGTATGATTTTTGAAGATTCAAGTAGAAGATGCGAATGTGGCTTTAATACTCCTTTAATTAAATCTATTGAAGGGAGAAAGGTTGACTATCTATACTCAACAAAAGGAGCTAAAATAAATCTTGGAAATGTTTCAAATATTTTTAAAAATGTTCCTAATACAATTATTAAAGCACAACTCATACAAGATAAAATAGATCATTTAATTGTAAAAATTGCGGTAGATAATAACTTTTCTTTAAAACACAAAGATTTATTAATAGATGAAATTAAACACAAATTTGGAAATGATATGAAAGTAGATATTGAAATTGTTGATGAAATCCCTAGGGGAAAAAGTGGAAAACATAGATTAATAGTGAATAAAGTAGAGAAGAATTTTTGA
- a CDS encoding polysaccharide biosynthesis protein, whose amino-acid sequence METKNFKDKVLLVTGGTGTFGNAVVRRFLNTDIKEIRIFSRDEKKQDDMRRYYKNDKLKFFIGDVRDIQSVRNAMHGVEYVFQAAALKQVPSCEFFPLEAVKTNILGTENVLTAAIEYRVKKVVCLSTDKAVYPINAMGMSKALMEKVFVAKSRTVDPDKTLICGTRYGNVMASRGSVIPLFVSQIKSGKPLTVTNPDMTRFLMSIEEAVDLVLYAFENGNQGDRFVRKSPATTIGILAQALKEIFEVDNEIKIIGTRHGEKMHETLLTKEEHLVAQDLGDFYRIPPDIRDLNYEKYFDQGTLDLSKYEDYRSDNTTILNLEQTKEKLLALDYIQIELEDFKNGGTTPVASEGF is encoded by the coding sequence TTGGAAACAAAAAACTTCAAAGACAAAGTTTTATTAGTTACAGGCGGAACCGGTACTTTTGGTAATGCGGTAGTTAGAAGGTTTCTAAATACAGATATAAAAGAAATTCGAATATTCTCTCGTGATGAAAAAAAACAAGATGACATGAGAAGATATTATAAAAATGACAAGCTAAAATTTTTCATCGGAGATGTTCGAGATATACAAAGTGTTAGAAATGCAATGCATGGGGTAGAGTATGTATTTCAAGCAGCAGCTTTAAAACAAGTCCCCTCTTGCGAATTTTTTCCTTTGGAAGCTGTTAAAACAAACATATTAGGCACAGAAAATGTTTTGACAGCTGCGATAGAGTATCGAGTAAAAAAGGTTGTTTGTTTATCTACTGATAAAGCAGTTTACCCAATAAACGCTATGGGTATGTCAAAAGCCCTTATGGAAAAGGTTTTTGTTGCTAAATCTAGAACGGTAGATCCAGATAAAACTCTCATTTGTGGTACTCGATATGGCAACGTCATGGCATCAAGAGGTTCTGTTATTCCACTTTTTGTCTCACAAATAAAAAGCGGAAAGCCTCTTACCGTAACTAACCCAGATATGACAAGATTCTTAATGAGTATAGAAGAAGCAGTTGATCTTGTATTATATGCATTTGAAAATGGAAATCAAGGAGATAGATTTGTAAGAAAATCTCCTGCAACTACAATAGGCATACTAGCTCAAGCTTTAAAAGAGATCTTTGAAGTTGATAATGAAATAAAAATAATAGGAACAAGACATGGAGAAAAAATGCATGAAACTCTTCTAACAAAAGAAGAACACCTTGTTGCCCAAGATTTAGGAGATTTTTACAGAATACCTCCCGATATAAGAGACTTAAATTATGAAAAATATTTTGATCAAGGAACACTAGATTTATCAAAATATGAAGATTACAGATCAGATAACACTACTATTTTAAATTTAGAACAAACAAAAGAAAAATTACTCGCACTTGATTACATACAGATAGAACTTGAAGATTTTAAAAATGGTGGAACAACACCTGTTGCAAGTGAAGGGTTTTAA
- a CDS encoding UDP-glucose/GDP-mannose dehydrogenase family protein — protein sequence MYKNKISIIGTGYVGLVSGVCLADFGNTIINVDIDEEKIKLLNEGILPIYEQGLEEIMKRNVEAGRITFTTDIATAIKQSEVIFIAVGTPPDENGKADLKAVLSVAESIGKHINDYKVVVDKSTVPIGTGRKVERVIQEQMIKRGVNYEFDVASNPEFLREGKAVHDFLHPDRVVIGTESEKAKEILKEVYRALYLNDTPFVFTNLETAEMIKYASNAFLATKISFINEISILCEKVGADVQKVAKAMGMDGRISSKFLHAGPGYGGSCFPKDTKALVNIANEYGVELKIIKGAIEANERQKLYMVEKIETNLGDLKGKKIGILGLSFKPETDDMREAPSLTIIPELIKKGATITAYDPQGIKEAVWRLKEYEKDIVYCANEYEVMKGVDALVILTEWNQFRRLDLIRVKNLMKGDYFFDLRNIYEKEEIENVGLKHIGVGLPERKDGVDKQNKNKKDII from the coding sequence ATGTACAAAAATAAAATAAGTATTATAGGCACAGGATATGTAGGGTTAGTAAGTGGGGTGTGTTTAGCAGATTTTGGAAATACTATTATTAATGTTGATATAGATGAAGAAAAAATAAAGTTACTTAATGAAGGAATTCTACCAATATACGAGCAAGGATTAGAAGAAATAATGAAAAGAAACGTTGAAGCTGGAAGAATAACTTTCACTACAGATATAGCTACCGCTATTAAACAAAGTGAAGTTATATTTATCGCAGTAGGAACACCACCTGATGAAAATGGAAAGGCAGATTTAAAAGCTGTATTGTCTGTTGCAGAAAGTATTGGAAAACATATAAACGACTATAAAGTAGTTGTAGATAAATCTACAGTTCCAATAGGGACAGGAAGAAAAGTTGAAAGAGTAATCCAAGAACAAATGATCAAAAGAGGGGTAAATTATGAATTTGATGTAGCAAGTAATCCAGAATTTCTAAGAGAAGGCAAAGCTGTTCATGATTTTCTGCATCCAGACAGAGTAGTAATAGGAACAGAAAGTGAAAAAGCAAAAGAAATATTGAAAGAAGTATATCGAGCATTATATCTCAACGATACTCCTTTTGTTTTTACGAATCTTGAAACAGCAGAAATGATAAAATATGCTTCAAATGCTTTTTTAGCAACAAAGATATCTTTTATTAACGAAATATCTATTCTTTGCGAAAAAGTTGGAGCAGACGTGCAAAAAGTTGCAAAAGCTATGGGAATGGATGGAAGGATAAGCAGCAAATTCTTACATGCAGGGCCTGGTTACGGAGGAAGTTGTTTTCCAAAAGACACAAAGGCACTTGTAAATATAGCAAATGAATACGGAGTAGAGTTAAAGATAATCAAGGGAGCAATAGAAGCAAACGAAAGGCAAAAACTTTATATGGTAGAAAAGATAGAAACAAACTTGGGAGATTTAAAAGGTAAAAAGATTGGTATTTTAGGTTTAAGTTTCAAGCCAGAAACAGATGATATGAGAGAAGCCCCTTCTTTAACTATTATTCCAGAATTGATTAAAAAAGGAGCAACCATAACCGCATACGATCCACAGGGTATAAAAGAAGCTGTTTGGAGATTAAAAGAGTATGAGAAAGATATTGTATATTGTGCAAATGAATATGAAGTAATGAAAGGTGTGGATGCTTTAGTAATTCTAACAGAATGGAATCAATTCAGAAGGTTAGATTTAATAAGAGTAAAGAACTTAATGAAAGGTGATTATTTCTTTGATTTACGAAACATCTATGAAAAAGAAGAAATAGAAAATGTAGGATTAAAACATATTGGAGTCGGATTACCAGAAAGAAAAGACGGGGTTGATAAGCAAAATAAAAATAAAAAAGATATAATTTAA
- a CDS encoding CapA family protein, with product MKIAFVGDIALIGKYDITKNPNTKIRLNNLSKKLKEYDYVVGNLESPLTNRDHTLICKSMHLRSTPKNVELLKDLNINAVSLANNHIFDFGKKGMNETIKILEDNGIEWFGVDKKYLLKEIKGEKVSFSGFCCYSTNGAGYRKKKAIIGVNPLISESIIEQIHSDEKNNAYSIFSFHWGDEHTNFPNPEHVSLVNKLTLIKDMLVVGHHPHVIQGIQKIKNSFVAYSLGNCLFDDAVSITGRWMLKQIPENKKSFILEVEIIDGALSNVGYVGFIDDDIEGLKFYDIKDEIKLISEPLEKDLLGKEYEKMRNNQISKSLESKFGKRDWKWLISRLNYYSICARIKGRFMKKKYLKEVKKFLEEL from the coding sequence ATGAAAATAGCCTTTGTTGGTGATATCGCGTTAATAGGCAAATATGATATTACTAAAAATCCTAACACAAAGATAAGGTTAAATAACTTATCTAAAAAATTAAAAGAATACGATTATGTAGTTGGAAACCTAGAATCTCCTTTAACAAATCGCGATCATACGTTAATATGTAAATCTATGCATTTACGATCAACACCAAAAAACGTAGAGCTTTTAAAAGATCTTAACATAAATGCTGTTTCTCTTGCAAACAATCATATTTTTGATTTTGGCAAAAAAGGTATGAATGAAACTATTAAAATATTAGAAGATAACGGAATTGAATGGTTTGGGGTAGACAAAAAATATTTATTAAAAGAAATAAAAGGCGAAAAAGTATCATTTAGTGGTTTTTGTTGTTATAGTACAAATGGTGCGGGGTATAGAAAAAAGAAAGCTATTATAGGAGTCAACCCTCTTATATCGGAGTCAATTATCGAGCAGATTCACTCCGATGAAAAGAATAATGCTTATAGTATTTTTTCATTTCATTGGGGGGATGAACACACAAATTTTCCTAATCCTGAACATGTTAGTTTAGTCAACAAACTAACATTGATTAAAGATATGCTAGTTGTTGGGCATCATCCACACGTTATACAAGGAATACAAAAAATCAAAAATTCATTTGTTGCTTATAGTTTAGGTAATTGTCTATTTGACGATGCTGTTTCTATTACAGGAAGGTGGATGCTTAAGCAAATTCCAGAAAACAAAAAATCATTTATTCTTGAAGTTGAAATTATTGATGGCGCTCTGAGTAATGTAGGATACGTTGGGTTTATAGATGATGATATTGAGGGCCTCAAATTTTATGATATAAAAGATGAAATTAAACTAATATCAGAACCGTTAGAAAAAGATTTATTGGGAAAAGAATATGAAAAAATGAGAAATAATCAGATAAGTAAATCTTTAGAATCTAAATTTGGCAAAAGAGATTGGAAATGGTTAATAAGTAGATTAAATTATTATTCGATTTGTGCGCGTATAAAAGGGAGATTTATGAAGAAAAAATATTTAAAAGAAGTTAAAAAATTTTTGGAGGAGCTTTGA